One window from the genome of Aquabacterium sp. A3 encodes:
- the aceE gene encoding pyruvate dehydrogenase (acetyl-transferring), homodimeric type — protein sequence MSAHDPLPSSALDLDPEETREWLDALTGVIETEGRSRAHDLLETLLDHARQAGIDLPFSATTAYVNTIPVEDEAHHPGNLEIEERLRSYMRWNAMAMVVRANRHNPPDGGDLGGHISSFASLATMLGVGFNHFWHGDTPDHGGDLLYIQGHSAPGIYARAFMEGRLSEEQLANFRQEVGGKGLSSYPHPKLMPEFWQFPTVSMGLGPIMAIYQARFLKYLHARGLADTSKRKVWVFCGDGEMDEPESLGAIGLAAREKLDNLIFVINCNLQRLDGPVRGNGKIVQELEGEFRGAGWNVIKLLWGSYWDPLLARDKDGILRKIMMEMVDGDYQACKANDGAFVRECFFGRHPKTAEMVARMSDDDIWRLNRGGHDPQKVYAAYHAAVNHAGQPTVLLIKTVKGFGMGKSGEGKNTAHQTKKLTDEDIKAFRDRFNIPVADEDIEKLPFIKPAPNTPEMSYLLERRAALGGSLPKRRPKADETLVVPGLDAFQSVLEPTAEGREISTTQAFVRCLTPLLRDSNLGPRVVPILVDEARTFGMEGLFRQIGIYAPEGQKYTPVDKDQVMYYREDKAGQILQEGINEAGGMSSWIAAATSYSTNNRVMIPFYIYYSMFGLQRIGDLAWAAGDMQARGFLLGGTSGRTTLNGEGLQHEDGHSQLVAGTIPNCLSYDPSFAHEVAVIIQDGLKRMVEKQENVFYYLTLLNENYAQPGLKTGTEAEIIAGMYCLQDADASKPLQVNLLGSGSILRESMAAKALLEAEWGVGAHVWSCPSFNLLARDGQDVERWNLLHPTDVPRVPFVTKQLDRTEGPVVASTDYVKALPEQIRAYIPKDEEGRVRSFKVLGTDGFGRSDFRYRLREHFEINRHYIVVAALKSLADEGRLPVSKVAEAISRYGIDTDKVNPLYA from the coding sequence ATGTCTGCCCACGATCCGCTGCCGTCATCGGCCCTGGACCTGGATCCCGAAGAGACCCGAGAATGGCTTGACGCCTTGACGGGCGTGATCGAGACGGAGGGGCGATCTCGCGCCCATGACCTGCTTGAGACCTTGCTGGACCATGCCCGGCAGGCGGGCATTGACCTTCCTTTTTCTGCCACGACGGCCTACGTCAACACCATTCCGGTGGAAGACGAGGCCCATCACCCTGGCAACCTGGAGATTGAAGAGCGCCTGCGCAGCTACATGCGCTGGAACGCCATGGCCATGGTGGTGAGGGCCAACCGACATAATCCGCCCGATGGGGGCGATCTCGGCGGTCACATTTCCTCCTTCGCGTCCTTGGCGACCATGCTGGGCGTGGGTTTCAATCACTTCTGGCACGGTGACACGCCGGACCATGGCGGCGACCTGCTCTACATCCAGGGGCACTCGGCCCCGGGCATTTACGCCCGTGCCTTCATGGAGGGGCGCCTCAGCGAGGAGCAACTGGCCAACTTCCGCCAGGAAGTGGGGGGCAAGGGCTTGTCGAGTTATCCGCATCCCAAATTGATGCCCGAGTTCTGGCAGTTTCCCACCGTGTCGATGGGCCTGGGGCCCATCATGGCCATCTACCAGGCGCGGTTCCTGAAGTACCTGCATGCCCGGGGCCTGGCCGACACCTCCAAGCGCAAGGTCTGGGTGTTCTGCGGCGATGGCGAGATGGACGAACCCGAATCGCTGGGCGCCATCGGCTTGGCCGCCCGCGAAAAGCTCGACAACCTGATCTTCGTCATCAACTGCAACCTGCAGCGCCTGGACGGCCCGGTGCGCGGCAACGGCAAGATCGTGCAGGAGCTGGAAGGCGAGTTCCGTGGTGCCGGCTGGAACGTGATCAAGCTGCTGTGGGGCTCGTACTGGGACCCGCTGCTGGCGCGTGACAAGGACGGCATCCTGCGCAAGATCATGATGGAGATGGTCGACGGCGACTACCAGGCCTGCAAGGCCAATGATGGTGCCTTTGTCCGCGAGTGCTTCTTTGGGCGCCACCCCAAGACCGCCGAGATGGTGGCCCGCATGTCCGATGACGACATCTGGCGCCTGAACCGTGGCGGCCATGACCCGCAGAAGGTGTACGCGGCCTACCACGCGGCGGTGAACCACGCCGGTCAGCCCACCGTGCTGTTGATCAAGACGGTCAAGGGCTTTGGCATGGGCAAGAGCGGCGAAGGCAAGAACACCGCTCACCAGACCAAGAAGCTGACGGACGAAGACATCAAGGCCTTCCGTGATCGCTTCAACATTCCGGTGGCCGACGAAGACATCGAGAAGCTGCCGTTCATCAAGCCGGCGCCCAACACGCCCGAGATGAGCTATCTGCTGGAACGCCGCGCCGCCTTGGGTGGCTCACTGCCCAAGCGCCGCCCCAAAGCCGATGAAACCTTGGTCGTGCCGGGGTTGGATGCCTTTCAAAGTGTGCTGGAGCCCACGGCCGAAGGCCGCGAGATATCGACCACCCAGGCCTTCGTGCGCTGCCTGACGCCGCTGCTGCGTGACAGCAACCTGGGGCCGCGCGTGGTGCCCATCCTGGTGGACGAGGCCCGCACTTTCGGTATGGAAGGCCTGTTCCGTCAGATCGGCATCTACGCGCCGGAAGGCCAGAAGTACACCCCGGTCGACAAAGACCAGGTCATGTACTACCGCGAAGACAAGGCCGGCCAGATCCTGCAAGAGGGCATCAACGAAGCGGGCGGCATGAGCTCGTGGATCGCTGCGGCCACGTCGTACTCGACGAACAACCGCGTGATGATCCCGTTCTACATCTACTACTCGATGTTCGGGCTGCAACGCATTGGCGACCTGGCCTGGGCTGCCGGCGACATGCAGGCACGCGGTTTCCTGCTGGGCGGCACGTCGGGCCGCACCACGCTGAACGGCGAAGGCCTGCAGCACGAAGATGGTCACAGCCAGCTGGTGGCCGGCACGATCCCGAACTGCCTGAGCTACGACCCGAGCTTTGCGCATGAAGTCGCCGTCATCATCCAGGATGGCTTGAAGCGCATGGTCGAGAAGCAGGAAAACGTTTTCTACTACCTGACCTTGCTGAACGAGAACTACGCGCAGCCCGGTCTGAAGACCGGCACCGAGGCGGAGATCATCGCGGGCATGTATTGCCTGCAGGATGCGGATGCCAGCAAACCCTTGCAGGTCAACCTGCTGGGCTCGGGCTCCATCTTGCGCGAGTCGATGGCGGCCAAGGCCTTGCTGGAGGCCGAGTGGGGGGTGGGTGCCCACGTGTGGAGCTGCCCGAGCTTCAACCTGCTGGCCCGCGATGGTCAGGATGTGGAGCGCTGGAACCTGCTGCACCCCACCGATGTGCCTCGCGTGCCCTTCGTCACGAAGCAGCTTGATCGCACCGAGGGTCCGGTGGTGGCCTCGACCGACTACGTCAAGGCCTTGCCTGAGCAGATCCGCGCCTACATCCCGAAGGATGAAGAAGGCAGGGTGCGTTCGTTCAAGGTGCTGGGCACCGATGGCTTTGGTCGTTCCGACTTCCGTTACCGATTGCGCGAGCACTTCGAGATCAACCGCCACTACATCGTGGTGGCGGCGCTCAAGAGCCTGGCCGATGAGGGCCGGTTGCCGGTGTCGAAGGTGGCCGAGGCCATCAGCCGCTATGGCATCGACACCGACAAGGTGAACCCGCTGTACGCCTGA
- the aceF gene encoding dihydrolipoyllysine-residue acetyltransferase, producing MPTIELTVPDIGDVSDAAVIELLVKPGDTVRAEQSLITIESDKASMEVPSSQSGVLKELRLKLGDKVSQGSVIGVLEVSEGGTSAAVPATASAPAPAPAHTAAPAPAPVAASVAAPAPLVDTTPRTSPTAALPPAEPPANGQVAHASPSVRRFARELGVDVAKVPGTGPKGRITHTDVQNFVKGVIAQVTSGASPAASGGAGSADLGGMTLLPWPSIDFTKFGAVERQPLSRIKKISGANLHRNWVRIPHVTNNEEADITELEAFRVQLNGEHAKAGTKFTMLAFLLKACAVSLRKFPQFNASLDGDDLVLKQYVHIGFAADTPNGLVVPVIRDVDQKSLSQLALETAALAAKAREGKLTPADMSGGCFSISSLGGFGGTTFTPIINAPEVAILGVCRSAMKPIWNGSEFVPRLMLPLSLSYDHRVIDGASAAKFNAYLAALLADFRRALV from the coding sequence ATGCCTACGATTGAACTGACCGTCCCGGACATCGGGGACGTGAGTGATGCAGCGGTCATCGAACTGCTGGTCAAGCCCGGCGACACCGTGCGCGCCGAACAAAGCCTCATCACCATCGAGTCGGACAAGGCCTCGATGGAGGTGCCTTCTTCCCAGTCCGGCGTGCTCAAGGAGTTGCGCCTGAAGCTGGGTGACAAGGTCAGCCAGGGCTCGGTGATCGGGGTGCTGGAGGTGTCTGAAGGCGGCACATCTGCCGCTGTACCTGCGACTGCGTCAGCACCAGCACCAGCACCTGCGCACACAGCAGCGCCTGCACCTGCGCCCGTCGCTGCATCTGTGGCGGCACCCGCACCCCTGGTCGACACGACGCCGCGCACCAGCCCCACCGCGGCCCTGCCGCCTGCCGAGCCCCCAGCCAACGGGCAGGTGGCCCACGCTTCGCCCTCGGTGCGGCGTTTTGCACGCGAATTGGGTGTCGACGTGGCCAAGGTGCCGGGTACCGGCCCCAAGGGACGCATCACCCACACCGATGTGCAGAACTTCGTCAAGGGCGTGATCGCGCAGGTGACTTCCGGTGCCTCGCCCGCTGCGTCTGGCGGTGCTGGCAGCGCCGACCTGGGCGGCATGACCTTGCTGCCCTGGCCCTCGATCGACTTCACGAAGTTCGGCGCAGTAGAGCGCCAGCCACTGTCGCGCATCAAGAAAATCTCGGGCGCGAACCTGCACCGTAACTGGGTGCGCATCCCGCACGTCACCAACAACGAAGAGGCCGACATCACCGAGCTGGAGGCCTTCCGTGTGCAGCTCAATGGTGAGCATGCCAAGGCGGGCACCAAGTTCACGATGCTGGCTTTCCTGCTCAAGGCCTGCGCGGTGTCGCTGCGCAAGTTCCCGCAATTCAATGCTTCGCTCGATGGCGATGACCTGGTGCTCAAGCAGTACGTGCACATCGGCTTCGCGGCCGACACGCCCAATGGTCTGGTGGTGCCGGTGATCCGCGACGTGGATCAGAAATCGTTGAGCCAGTTGGCACTGGAGACCGCCGCCTTGGCCGCCAAAGCCCGCGAAGGCAAGCTGACGCCGGCCGACATGAGCGGCGGTTGCTTCTCGATCTCGTCGCTGGGCGGCTTCGGGGGCACGACCTTCACGCCCATCATCAACGCGCCCGAGGTGGCCATCCTGGGCGTGTGCCGCTCGGCCATGAAGCCGATCTGGAACGGCAGCGAGTTCGTGCCGCGCCTGATGCTGCCGCTGAGCCTGAGCTACGACCACCGCGTCATCGACGGGGCGTCTGCGGCCAAGTTCAACGCCTACCTGGCGGCGCTGCTGGCGGACTTCCGCCGCGCTCTGGTGTAA
- a CDS encoding PAS domain S-box protein encodes MVFPATLPPSPGQRRAQAGGQTSRLFWRWWRRQSPSQQDRYATLGPLVSVLLFLAAIIAAFWYLRNEELEREQEAVKRDTEVVQQQVRLRLLENQEQLTRIARETTLRPAQLAPFLQQAGDFIRSRPELVGVAWVTADRQIRAARSTLSLPLDASTLSINPAGSPGATPLVPSDIYDPFKDAQEPVEAFRLAKDRLQPSYSYPFRNATGARVIQVHIPVLERSGVNGTIVAEYALDPLMRYLVPQEIASRHAMSLVTLDGTALTGYVGIDKDSAARPTFVHEVVVTPVGNGLILRGMGFRTSSNLIGNTLFWMVVALSVLTVWTLMGTLRHMRRRTEIQKTLVQETNFRRAMENSMLTGMRTIDLEGRITYVNPAFCAMTGFSEEELIGCVPPYPYWPKDRLDEFNRMFQQELLGRSPMGGIEVVMQRRDGSQFDARLYVSPLIDAQGDQTGWMTSVTNITEAKRVRDQLTAAHERFTTVLEGLDAAVSVVSVQRGELLFANRSYRLWFGANPDAHAQLTGGEVMPDEIIDGDESVDDFGGLPTQALTTAGSDTREVFLDGAQKWFDVRARYIQWTDGNLAQMLIATDITDRKMAEDAAARQAEKAQFTSRLITMGEMASTVAHELNQPLAAISNYCSGLISRVQNGNIDNEQLVGALEKTARQAQRAGQIIHRIRQFVKRSEPQRQPCRVRDITDAVTDLAMFEMKRRRVTLNTVVANRLPQLSADPILIEQVLLNLLKNAAEAIDTANMPQSRRTIDLRVQQRRTEEQGDVVEFTVTDSGPGMKEDMLARLFEAFHSTKAEGLGIGLSLCRSIIESHHGRIKAENLYNDSVTVGCRFSFTLPIDPQVTADAAPPHSNNLQADNP; translated from the coding sequence ATGGTGTTTCCTGCAACATTGCCCCCCTCCCCTGGTCAACGCCGCGCGCAAGCCGGCGGACAAACCAGCCGCCTGTTCTGGCGCTGGTGGCGTCGCCAGAGCCCCAGTCAACAAGACCGGTACGCCACATTGGGCCCCTTGGTGTCGGTGTTGCTGTTCCTGGCGGCCATCATTGCGGCCTTCTGGTACCTGCGCAACGAAGAACTCGAGCGCGAGCAAGAGGCCGTCAAACGTGACACCGAGGTGGTGCAGCAGCAAGTCCGCTTGCGTTTGCTAGAAAACCAGGAGCAACTCACCCGGATCGCTCGCGAAACCACCTTGCGCCCTGCTCAGCTTGCGCCATTCCTGCAACAAGCGGGCGACTTCATCCGATCCCGTCCCGAGCTGGTGGGTGTGGCCTGGGTCACGGCCGACCGGCAGATTCGTGCGGCCCGCAGCACCTTGAGCCTGCCGCTGGACGCCAGCACACTCAGCATCAATCCTGCAGGCAGCCCCGGTGCCACGCCTTTGGTGCCCAGCGACATTTACGACCCCTTCAAAGACGCCCAGGAGCCCGTTGAAGCCTTCCGGCTGGCCAAAGACCGCTTGCAGCCGTCTTATTCATACCCATTTCGCAACGCCACCGGCGCGCGCGTCATCCAGGTGCACATCCCGGTGCTGGAGCGCTCTGGCGTGAACGGCACCATCGTGGCCGAGTACGCGCTGGACCCGCTCATGCGTTACCTGGTGCCCCAGGAAATCGCCAGCCGGCACGCCATGAGCCTGGTCACCCTGGACGGCACCGCCCTCACTGGCTATGTCGGCATCGACAAAGACAGCGCCGCGCGCCCCACCTTCGTGCACGAGGTGGTCGTCACCCCGGTGGGCAATGGCCTGATCCTGCGTGGCATGGGGTTTCGCACCTCGTCCAACCTGATCGGCAACACCTTGTTCTGGATGGTGGTGGCCCTGTCGGTGCTCACCGTGTGGACCCTCATGGGCACCTTGCGCCACATGCGACGCCGCACCGAAATTCAGAAAACCCTGGTGCAGGAAACCAACTTCCGCCGGGCCATGGAGAACTCCATGCTCACCGGGATGCGCACCATCGACCTCGAAGGCCGCATCACCTACGTGAACCCGGCCTTTTGCGCCATGACCGGCTTTTCTGAAGAAGAGCTGATCGGCTGCGTGCCGCCTTATCCCTACTGGCCCAAAGACCGCCTGGACGAGTTCAACCGCATGTTCCAGCAAGAATTGCTGGGCCGCAGCCCGATGGGCGGCATCGAGGTGGTGATGCAACGGCGCGACGGCAGCCAGTTTGACGCCCGCCTGTATGTGTCGCCCCTCATTGATGCCCAGGGGGATCAAACGGGCTGGATGACCTCGGTTACCAACATCACCGAGGCCAAGCGCGTGCGCGACCAGCTCACCGCGGCCCATGAGCGCTTCACCACCGTGCTGGAGGGACTCGATGCGGCCGTGTCGGTGGTGTCCGTGCAGCGCGGAGAGCTGCTCTTCGCCAACCGGTCTTATCGGCTGTGGTTTGGCGCCAACCCGGATGCCCACGCCCAGCTCACCGGCGGCGAGGTGATGCCCGACGAAATCATCGATGGAGACGAATCCGTGGATGACTTTGGTGGCCTGCCCACCCAGGCGCTGACCACCGCCGGCAGCGACACCCGAGAGGTGTTCCTGGACGGCGCGCAAAAATGGTTTGACGTGCGTGCGCGCTACATCCAGTGGACCGACGGCAACCTTGCCCAGATGCTCATCGCCACCGACATCACCGACCGCAAGATGGCCGAAGACGCCGCCGCGCGCCAGGCCGAAAAAGCCCAGTTCACCAGCCGGCTCATCACCATGGGCGAAATGGCGTCGACCGTGGCGCACGAGCTCAACCAGCCGCTGGCGGCCATCTCCAACTACTGCAGTGGTTTGATCAGCCGGGTTCAAAACGGCAACATCGACAACGAGCAGTTGGTGGGGGCTCTGGAAAAAACCGCACGCCAGGCCCAGCGCGCGGGCCAGATCATCCACCGCATCCGTCAGTTCGTGAAGCGATCAGAGCCTCAGCGGCAGCCCTGTCGCGTGCGCGACATCACCGATGCTGTGACGGACCTGGCCATGTTCGAGATGAAACGCCGCCGCGTCACCCTCAACACCGTCGTGGCCAACCGCCTGCCCCAGCTCTCGGCCGACCCCATCCTGATCGAGCAGGTCTTGCTCAACCTGCTGAAAAACGCCGCTGAAGCCATCGACACGGCCAACATGCCTCAATCGCGGCGCACCATCGACCTGCGGGTGCAGCAGCGCCGCACCGAAGAGCAAGGCGATGTGGTGGAATTCACCGTCACCGACAGTGGCCCGGGCATGAAAGAAGACATGCTGGCGCGCCTGTTCGAAGCCTTCCACTCCACCAAAGCCGAGGGCTTAGGGATAGGCCTGAGTCTGTGCCGGTCTATCATCGAGTCCCATCACGGTCGCATCAAGGCAGAGAACCTCTACAATGATTCCGTGACGGTCGGATGTCGATTCAGCTTCACGCTGCCCATCGATCCACAGGTGACCGCAGACGCGGCCCCGCCCCATTCAAACAACTTGCAGGCTGACAACCCATGA